A genome region from Geodermatophilus bullaregiensis includes the following:
- a CDS encoding cupin domain-containing protein encodes MSDSTSGQVSRVGATAVRAGEMGQRHLAAGSRVAMRLWAAEEPGEGKPEATRDYETVGYVITGRARLRAGDRTLELGPGDSWVVPAGVGHTYEIVETFTAVEATSPPAQEGGRDAPPS; translated from the coding sequence GTGAGCGATTCGACGAGCGGCCAGGTCAGCAGGGTCGGGGCGACGGCCGTCCGGGCCGGGGAGATGGGCCAGCGCCACCTGGCCGCGGGTTCCCGGGTCGCGATGCGCCTGTGGGCCGCGGAAGAGCCGGGCGAGGGCAAACCCGAGGCGACCCGCGACTACGAGACCGTGGGCTACGTGATCACCGGCCGGGCCCGGCTGCGTGCGGGGGACCGGACGCTGGAGCTGGGCCCGGGTGACTCCTGGGTGGTGCCGGCCGGCGTGGGCCACACCTACGAGATCGTCGAGACCTTCACCGCGGTGGAGGCGACGTCACCACCGGCGCAGGAGGGCGGCCGGGACGCGCCACCCTCCTGA
- a CDS encoding ATP-binding protein yields MEIAFTVRLPVDVDSVPFVRGLCRQALEHLRIERAVVEETTLALTEACANVVEHAGEHAEYEVSVDIRDDVCRITVVDDGSGFDPGEVADRPPVEGGAGIRLMQALVDRLDFRQDPDGRHLVGLEKRLSSRPQLRLLDRR; encoded by the coding sequence GTGGAGATCGCGTTCACCGTACGGTTGCCCGTCGACGTCGACAGCGTGCCCTTCGTCCGCGGGCTGTGCCGGCAGGCGCTGGAGCACCTGCGGATCGAGCGGGCCGTCGTCGAGGAGACCACGCTGGCGCTCACCGAGGCCTGCGCGAACGTCGTCGAGCACGCCGGCGAGCACGCCGAGTACGAGGTGTCGGTGGACATCCGCGACGACGTCTGCCGGATCACCGTGGTCGACGACGGCAGCGGCTTCGACCCCGGGGAGGTCGCCGACCGGCCTCCGGTCGAGGGCGGCGCGGGCATCCGGCTCATGCAGGCGCTGGTCGACCGGCTCGACTTCCGCCAGGATCCCGACGGCCGGCACTTGGTGGGCCTGGAGAAGCGGCTGTCCAGCCGTCCCCAGCTGCGGCTGCTCGACCGCCGCTGA
- a CDS encoding STAS domain-containing protein, translated as MQFAVDRTAVHGRPALSVRGELDIATVPQLAECVEAELATSPRALVVDLTETTFLDSSGARQLVRTARRAAEAGAALQVVCPRRNTPVRLVIDLLELDRLVPVVEQAGRADGEVGS; from the coding sequence GTGCAGTTCGCCGTCGACCGCACAGCGGTGCACGGACGGCCGGCGCTGAGCGTACGCGGTGAGCTCGACATCGCCACGGTCCCGCAGCTGGCCGAGTGCGTCGAGGCCGAGCTGGCCACGTCGCCGCGCGCCCTGGTGGTCGACCTGACCGAGACGACGTTCCTGGACTCCTCCGGCGCCCGGCAGCTCGTGCGCACCGCCCGCCGGGCGGCCGAGGCCGGCGCGGCCCTGCAGGTGGTCTGCCCCCGGCGCAACACCCCGGTGCGCCTGGTCATCGACCTGCTCGAGCTCGACCGGCTGGTGCCGGTGGTGGAGCAGGCGGGCCGCGCCGACGGGGAGGTCGGGTCGTAG